A window from Chryseobacterium vaccae encodes these proteins:
- a CDS encoding L-dopachrome tautomerase-related protein, giving the protein MKHPFFFLFIFLNLNSYAQKIRPEIFATVEQAVGNIAFTHQGQLVYSHHPFFNPAFRVVKYDAKTQSALPFPNKEWNTPRETDDHYLSNVLGIRNDANGIVWMLDMGQRNPVTPKIVGWNTVTDKLERIYYLPVTSVVPTSQPNDMVVDTKNHIFVIADEGIGNGGDGSTAALIVVDMRTGKTRRLLEGHRTTLPENVPTVTDGKPLAINGKNLLVGCDGITADKNFEWLYYAPLNGRKIYRVRLLDLLDETLSATVLDKRIETYSDKPNNGGLSIDTEGNLYLTAMETNSVAVVLAKDRSIHHIFSDANLLWPDGVSYNHVDGYMYVSAAQVHLGAVFNNNKNLAKAPFYIYRFKPLAKGVAYR; this is encoded by the coding sequence ATGAAACATCCCTTTTTCTTCTTATTTATTTTTCTGAACCTAAATAGTTATGCCCAAAAAATAAGGCCTGAAATCTTTGCAACTGTGGAACAGGCAGTAGGCAATATTGCATTTACCCACCAAGGGCAGTTGGTATACAGCCATCATCCTTTTTTTAATCCCGCTTTCCGGGTGGTGAAGTATGACGCCAAAACCCAATCAGCCTTACCTTTTCCAAATAAAGAATGGAATACACCACGCGAAACCGACGATCATTATTTGAGTAACGTCTTAGGCATCAGAAACGATGCAAATGGCATTGTATGGATGCTCGATATGGGGCAGCGCAATCCCGTTACCCCAAAAATTGTAGGCTGGAATACTGTTACCGATAAGTTGGAAAGAATTTATTACCTGCCTGTCACTTCGGTGGTTCCTACCTCTCAGCCTAATGACATGGTGGTGGATACCAAAAATCATATTTTTGTAATTGCAGACGAAGGCATAGGCAATGGCGGGGACGGTAGTACTGCCGCTTTGATAGTTGTAGATATGCGAACCGGAAAGACACGAAGGTTATTAGAAGGCCATCGTACCACTTTGCCCGAAAATGTGCCCACTGTTACAGATGGAAAGCCTTTAGCTATAAACGGCAAAAATTTACTGGTCGGCTGCGACGGAATTACAGCAGATAAAAATTTTGAATGGCTTTATTACGCTCCTTTAAATGGAAGAAAAATTTATCGTGTCCGATTGCTTGATTTGCTGGATGAAACGCTATCGGCAACCGTATTGGACAAAAGAATAGAAACTTACTCAGACAAGCCCAATAATGGAGGTTTAAGCATAGATACCGAAGGAAATCTCTACCTTACAGCGATGGAAACCAACAGTGTAGCCGTAGTGCTCGCAAAGGACAGAAGTATTCATCATATTTTTTCAGATGCCAACCTGCTTTGGCCCGATGGCGTAAGCTATAACCATGTAGATGGCTATATGTACGTATCTGCAGCGCAGGTTCATTTGGGAGCAGTTTTTAACAACAATAAAAATCTGGCAAAAGCTCCGTTTTATATTTACAGGTTCAAACCCCTGGCAAAAGGTGTTGCATACAGGTAG
- a CDS encoding CPBP family intramembrane glutamic endopeptidase: protein MKRSIKLILIPILAYLIYSFVMYHFEKIMHFFNPYTHFPLLSYFLVYIMAVVPLMISLYMISEKNMINTLGLNINGLKKGILLSFLFILPMVLYALFFSRINTNTDPANLFAKSAFAGLFEEVIYRGFIFGILFRYLKMGFIPAVVIASVIFASGHLYQGTLLIDLFQIFILTFLGSVLYAWLYTEWNFNLWIPVVLHSLMNLVWMLFDFDHTVIGSSGANICRFLTVALAIIYTVRFKRKNNIPLSVHKQSLWTFKAIL, encoded by the coding sequence ATGAAAAGAAGCATTAAGCTCATTCTGATCCCAATACTTGCATACCTCATATATTCTTTTGTGATGTATCATTTTGAAAAGATCATGCATTTTTTCAATCCCTATACTCACTTTCCTTTGCTGTCATATTTTTTAGTGTATATAATGGCTGTTGTACCGCTGATGATCTCTCTTTATATGATTTCGGAGAAGAATATGATCAATACACTTGGATTGAATATAAACGGCTTAAAAAAAGGAATCCTGCTATCCTTTCTCTTTATCCTTCCGATGGTATTGTATGCACTGTTTTTTAGCAGGATAAATACCAATACAGATCCGGCGAATCTTTTTGCTAAAAGTGCCTTTGCAGGTCTGTTTGAAGAGGTCATTTACAGGGGCTTCATTTTTGGAATATTATTCAGGTACCTGAAAATGGGATTTATACCCGCTGTAGTTATTGCTTCAGTTATCTTTGCATCAGGGCATCTGTATCAGGGAACATTGCTGATTGATTTATTTCAGATCTTTATTCTTACCTTTTTGGGTTCCGTTTTATATGCCTGGCTTTACACAGAGTGGAATTTTAACCTGTGGATTCCCGTTGTGCTTCATTCTTTGATGAATTTAGTCTGGATGCTTTTTGATTTTGATCACACGGTGATTGGTTCTTCAGGTGCAAATATTTGCAGGTTCCTTACCGTTGCGCTGGCCATTATCTATACCGTCCGGTTTAAAAGAAAGAACAATATTCCTTTATCAGTTCATAAACAAAGCCTTTGGACGTTTAAAGCTATCCTTTAG
- a CDS encoding XAC2610-related protein, with product MKKLLFLYSILFSIVVHAQPFTFKSVGEAKEFRVTFYYGTKGKGAFVQYDGQKGRIPLQIKKYTLDTSGRDDGQPDTHHYVWDEMVDGKVNGTYRLSLMKHTFFDVSYIRKKDGRNFKLEPVDEKTEKYDGGNQYLMHGVLISFNHFYNDRLTFDYGNGKKESIELLSIENPDAARQSIIEDYNFDGYDDVAFSVPDAGMGVYRMFTIYLYQPATKRFVELKEPDYSRSRCSCLCDVRVNKTKKLLETGCRGGASWHKDTYRFDKNGILKWNSSKEDNE from the coding sequence ATGAAAAAGCTTTTATTTTTATATAGCATCTTATTTTCTATTGTAGTTCATGCGCAGCCTTTTACTTTTAAATCGGTTGGTGAGGCTAAAGAATTCAGAGTAACATTTTATTATGGAACAAAAGGTAAAGGAGCCTTTGTGCAGTATGACGGGCAGAAAGGCAGGATTCCCTTACAAATTAAAAAGTACACCTTAGATACAAGCGGAAGAGACGATGGGCAGCCGGATACGCACCATTATGTCTGGGATGAAATGGTTGATGGGAAAGTAAACGGAACCTACAGGCTTTCTCTTATGAAACATACTTTTTTTGATGTAAGCTATATCCGGAAAAAAGACGGCAGAAATTTTAAGCTGGAACCTGTAGATGAAAAAACAGAAAAATATGACGGCGGCAATCAGTATTTGATGCATGGCGTATTGATTTCTTTCAACCACTTTTACAATGACCGCCTTACTTTTGATTATGGTAACGGTAAAAAAGAAAGTATAGAACTTTTATCTATAGAAAACCCGGATGCTGCCAGGCAGAGTATCATAGAAGACTATAATTTTGACGGATATGATGATGTCGCATTCTCTGTACCGGATGCCGGAATGGGCGTTTACAGAATGTTTACCATTTATCTGTATCAACCTGCGACAAAACGTTTTGTAGAACTTAAAGAACCAGATTATTCACGGTCACGATGCTCTTGTTTATGCGATGTAAGGGTGAATAAAACAAAGAAACTATTAGAAACCGGATGCAGGGGAGGAGCCTCATGGCATAAAGATACCTATAGGTTTGATAAAAACGGAATCCTGAAATGGAATTCTTCCAAAGAAGATAATGAATAA
- a CDS encoding sensor histidine kinase, translating to MRNYNENDGLNSSYTYRLKQDNNGFIWIGSDNGLFRFDGKEFKQYGKEEGLMNIEVIDCEPLPNGEVFLIPYLNDFAYLKNEKIINLSFSRSLKNQFANSLARTDRNGNKLYLYSTNNPKSILTYENGAFKTQTVTLNYGQKNVNAFKYDFHRNILYMRDNIEDHVLAYNMNDNKIKIIQAEGEFVCQKDNLFVFNHKGTINVYKKQGLFKFLKINSYQLKQNIIYGSIDKNNKLWLNLEAGGALYFNQSLLDEKKLLETPVKLLQNYTIHNVLVDKDDNVWFNSKNNGIFFITKVFFDNYINLSLKNNSGYIKAIATDGKNIFLGYNNSSSAIYRNGKLKNIVFDEYYKHDSKGIYAHGNILVFAFSNRIFVYDTKQNKKRILNYNAKNIAPYSKNSILLCTAQGLFAYHMQNEKIEILSNERTYTALPFSQDSILMGNFNDLYKLNIKTKKRKIFLERCYLKDIKKLKENLYVGAGNTNGVILFNNKGIVRKITKNDGLINNQVKKINIETPDVFWASTNSGISRIEIKENNIRINNFTQLDGLPSNLTAGCIVRNDSVFIGTSGGLVIFPIRKLLAQEKSINKKVIINSVKIGNKEYSNISQKLEGITPDDVIFNLSFPDYTSQGKIAFKYKVEGLNNTWQTTNSSKIILNSIPPGKYLLRVIGLGYNGKQSYASTNLAFEIKPRFWQTWWFTSVLTFILLTVVYVLINLYFQKQRKKKLEALYFEKKIADLELQAIKAQINPHFIYNCLNSIQYLLFKGDYSKTENYLNIFSKMIRKTLHYSEKTFITINEEVDYLFLYLNMEKLRQDDLFDYSIDISEEVNKNWAIPSLLIQPFVENAIKHGVSDLENQKGLISISFDYKNGFLCIIIEDNGTGISDIKESTLSNSFGLKLSQKRIETFKHLFETDITLKIVNLSDESEKQGTAVKLYITPNENQNTNLHH from the coding sequence TTGCGGAACTATAATGAAAATGACGGATTGAATAGTTCATACACCTATCGTTTAAAACAAGATAACAATGGTTTTATATGGATAGGTAGTGATAACGGACTCTTTAGATTTGATGGGAAGGAATTTAAGCAATATGGGAAAGAAGAGGGACTGATGAATATAGAAGTAATAGACTGTGAGCCTTTACCTAACGGAGAGGTTTTTTTGATCCCATATCTGAATGATTTTGCTTATTTAAAGAATGAAAAAATTATTAATTTAAGCTTCAGCAGATCTCTCAAAAACCAGTTTGCAAATTCTTTAGCCAGAACTGATAGAAATGGGAATAAGTTGTATTTATATAGTACAAATAATCCTAAAAGTATTCTTACGTATGAGAATGGTGCTTTTAAAACTCAAACCGTTACATTAAATTATGGTCAAAAAAATGTAAATGCCTTTAAATATGATTTTCACAGGAATATTTTATATATGAGGGATAATATTGAAGATCATGTCTTAGCCTATAATATGAATGATAATAAGATAAAAATTATTCAGGCTGAAGGAGAGTTTGTCTGTCAAAAAGATAATCTTTTTGTGTTCAATCATAAAGGAACAATTAATGTATACAAAAAGCAGGGGCTTTTTAAATTTCTGAAAATAAATTCCTACCAATTAAAACAAAATATCATATATGGTTCTATAGATAAGAACAATAAGTTATGGCTGAATTTAGAAGCTGGCGGAGCCTTATATTTTAACCAGTCATTACTGGACGAAAAGAAACTATTAGAAACGCCTGTAAAACTTTTACAGAATTATACTATTCATAATGTTCTCGTAGATAAAGATGATAATGTGTGGTTTAATTCAAAAAATAACGGTATTTTTTTTATTACTAAGGTTTTCTTTGATAACTATATTAATCTCTCATTAAAAAACAATTCAGGATATATAAAAGCTATTGCTACCGATGGAAAGAATATTTTTTTAGGTTATAATAATTCATCCAGTGCCATTTACAGGAATGGTAAATTAAAGAATATAGTATTTGATGAATACTATAAACATGATAGTAAAGGTATATATGCTCACGGAAATATATTAGTTTTCGCATTTTCTAACAGGATTTTTGTTTATGATACTAAACAAAATAAAAAGAGAATATTGAATTACAATGCTAAAAATATAGCTCCTTACAGCAAAAATTCTATATTACTTTGTACAGCACAGGGCTTATTTGCGTATCATATGCAAAATGAAAAAATTGAAATTTTATCTAATGAAAGAACTTACACTGCGCTGCCTTTTAGTCAGGATAGTATATTGATGGGTAATTTCAATGATTTGTATAAATTGAATATAAAAACCAAAAAAAGAAAAATATTTTTGGAAAGATGCTACCTTAAAGACATTAAAAAATTAAAAGAAAATCTTTATGTCGGTGCTGGTAATACTAATGGAGTCATTCTTTTTAATAACAAAGGTATAGTAAGGAAAATCACAAAAAATGATGGTTTAATAAATAACCAGGTTAAGAAAATTAATATTGAAACGCCTGATGTTTTTTGGGCAAGCACCAATTCCGGAATATCCAGAATTGAAATTAAAGAAAATAATATAAGAATTAATAATTTCACTCAGCTGGATGGGTTGCCTTCTAATTTAACAGCAGGTTGTATTGTAAGAAATGATTCTGTTTTTATTGGGACTTCCGGCGGGCTGGTGATTTTTCCAATCAGGAAATTACTTGCACAGGAGAAATCCATTAATAAAAAAGTAATTATCAATTCCGTAAAAATAGGAAATAAAGAATATTCCAATATCAGCCAAAAGCTGGAAGGAATCACTCCTGATGATGTCATCTTTAATCTCAGCTTTCCAGATTATACTTCACAAGGAAAGATTGCATTTAAATATAAGGTGGAAGGCCTTAATAATACCTGGCAGACAACTAATTCCTCTAAAATTATTCTTAATTCTATACCTCCGGGAAAATATTTGTTAAGAGTTATTGGTTTGGGCTACAATGGAAAACAGTCATATGCTTCTACAAATTTGGCATTTGAAATTAAGCCCCGGTTCTGGCAGACATGGTGGTTTACTTCAGTCCTAACCTTTATTCTTTTAACTGTCGTATATGTGCTGATTAATTTATATTTTCAAAAGCAGCGTAAGAAAAAACTGGAAGCACTGTATTTTGAGAAAAAAATAGCAGACTTAGAATTGCAGGCTATTAAAGCACAAATTAATCCTCACTTTATCTATAATTGTCTTAATTCTATCCAGTATCTGCTTTTCAAAGGTGATTATTCAAAAACTGAAAACTATTTAAATATATTTTCCAAAATGATCAGAAAGACACTTCATTATTCGGAAAAAACCTTTATTACGATTAATGAAGAAGTTGATTATCTCTTTTTATATCTTAATATGGAAAAGCTTCGTCAGGATGATCTTTTCGACTATAGTATCGATATTTCTGAAGAAGTAAATAAAAACTGGGCGATTCCTTCATTATTAATACAGCCTTTTGTAGAGAATGCAATTAAGCACGGTGTTTCCGATCTTGAAAATCAGAAAGGTCTTATCAGCATATCATTTGATTATAAAAATGGGTTTCTTTGTATAATAATTGAAGATAATGGTACAGGAATCAGCGATATAAAAGAATCTACACTTAGTAATTCTTTCGGACTAAAATTATCTCAAAAAAGGATTGAGACCTTCAAGCACCTTTTTGAAACTGATATTACTTTAAAAATCGTTAATCTTTCTGATGAGTCTGAAAAACAGGGCACAGCAGTTAAACTTTATATAACACCAAATGAAAACCAAAACACAAATTTGCATCATTGA
- a CDS encoding LytR/AlgR family response regulator transcription factor, with amino-acid sequence MKTKTQICIIDDEKHGRDYITLLLKEEFPEIEISFQASNIKDSYKNLVKKVPDILFLDIQLRDGTIFDLLSKFKEIPSQIIFITAFENFAIQAIKNGATDYLLKPVQRLDFIIAVNKALENIKKNKPVHHTVYENKISLPSLQGFKMVNVAEIIRCEADSNYTTFYMINNTKIVVSRTLYEFEEILEGYNFFRIHHKHLINLSHLQEYIKGKGGQVIMSDNSILNVSQRKKNDFIQKVEDIDID; translated from the coding sequence ATGAAAACCAAAACACAAATTTGCATCATTGATGATGAAAAACATGGAAGAGATTATATTACACTCTTGCTAAAAGAAGAATTTCCCGAAATTGAGATCAGTTTTCAGGCTTCAAATATTAAAGATTCATATAAAAATCTTGTAAAAAAAGTTCCCGATATATTGTTTCTTGATATCCAGCTGCGTGACGGGACCATTTTTGATCTGCTGTCAAAATTTAAAGAAATCCCATCACAGATTATATTTATTACTGCTTTTGAAAACTTCGCCATTCAGGCTATAAAAAACGGAGCCACCGATTATCTTTTAAAGCCCGTTCAAAGGCTTGATTTTATTATTGCGGTCAATAAGGCTTTGGAAAATATAAAAAAAAATAAACCTGTTCATCATACCGTTTATGAAAATAAAATTAGCTTGCCCTCACTGCAGGGCTTCAAAATGGTTAATGTTGCAGAAATTATTCGCTGTGAAGCAGACTCAAATTATACCACGTTTTATATGATCAATAATACTAAAATAGTGGTGTCCAGAACTCTTTATGAGTTTGAAGAAATACTTGAAGGATACAATTTTTTTAGGATACATCACAAACACCTTATTAACCTTTCCCATCTTCAGGAATATATAAAAGGAAAAGGAGGACAGGTCATCATGAGTGATAACTCAATACTCAATGTTTCACAACGGAAGAAAAATGATTTCATACAGAAAGTAGAAGATATTGATATAGATTAA
- a CDS encoding response regulator transcription factor, whose translation MEEINQFFNEKNEVSKDAEIDFSQSGDYLEAVRAFARITYQSLYVINYQTKSFEYVSDNPLFLCGKSSEEVKELGYAFYFQHVRPKDVELLIKINKAGFEFYDTIPVSERKKYSISYDFHLMNGKKNEILVNHKLTPMFLAENGQVWKALCFVSLSNSTEAGNIVLSKEGSDEIWRYDPEADQWNKEEKIKLSEREHEILRLYTSGMTISEIAGKLFITADTVKFHRKKLFEKIGVNNIAEAFAYAKTNKLL comes from the coding sequence ATGGAAGAAATAAACCAATTTTTTAACGAAAAAAATGAGGTAAGCAAAGATGCTGAAATTGATTTTTCGCAGTCCGGAGATTATCTGGAAGCCGTAAGAGCTTTTGCCAGGATTACTTATCAAAGCTTATACGTCATCAATTATCAGACTAAATCTTTCGAATATGTGTCCGATAATCCTTTATTTCTATGCGGAAAATCTTCCGAAGAAGTGAAAGAATTGGGATATGCCTTTTATTTTCAGCATGTCAGGCCGAAAGATGTAGAACTTTTAATAAAAATTAATAAAGCAGGATTTGAATTTTACGACACGATACCGGTGTCTGAAAGAAAAAAATACAGCATATCTTATGATTTTCACCTGATGAATGGGAAAAAGAATGAAATTCTTGTTAATCATAAGCTTACCCCTATGTTTCTCGCAGAAAACGGCCAGGTATGGAAGGCCTTATGTTTCGTATCTCTTTCTAACAGTACCGAGGCGGGGAATATTGTGCTGAGTAAAGAAGGATCAGATGAAATATGGAGATATGATCCGGAAGCAGATCAATGGAATAAAGAAGAAAAGATAAAACTTTCAGAAAGAGAACATGAGATTTTGCGCCTGTATACCAGCGGGATGACCATCAGCGAGATAGCCGGGAAATTATTTATTACCGCAGATACCGTAAAATTTCACCGGAAGAAACTCTTCGAAAAGATAGGCGTAAACAATATTGCAGAAGCATTTGCCTATGCTAAAACCAATAAACTGCTGTAA
- a CDS encoding L,D-transpeptidase, with protein sequence MKKSFLYACFCAALMISCKKEIEKISDTFKDTVSSSENPVAEKDSVKKDSVVKKESMPPAMQENGFYNALALPKDKKLRDSVYAEFSKKYSERERYAILALNRLDSKNKWNSDTLVVPAKIDTTLMAYSPFPMQLDVLSGVKKFVIFSYPIQAYGVYSNGSLVKWGPTSMGKKSAQTTRGLTFANWKKKLSISTVSSEWKLPYNFNIHNIGGIGWHQYDLPGYPASHSCLRLLMKDAQWLYSYADTWILNPGGATTKAKGTPVMVFGDYKWGGRKPWRKLLEDPNANNISVEEMNKLLEPNVEKMIKEQDNRERVADSIKTAKAMAVPAEKPEELPVN encoded by the coding sequence GTGAAAAAATCATTTTTATATGCCTGTTTTTGTGCTGCATTGATGATTTCATGTAAAAAAGAAATTGAAAAGATCAGCGATACTTTTAAAGATACCGTTTCTTCATCCGAAAATCCTGTTGCAGAAAAAGATTCAGTAAAGAAGGATTCGGTGGTGAAAAAAGAATCAATGCCGCCGGCAATGCAGGAAAATGGTTTTTATAACGCGCTGGCACTTCCGAAAGACAAAAAATTAAGAGATTCCGTATATGCTGAATTCAGCAAAAAATACAGCGAACGCGAACGTTACGCTATTTTGGCCCTGAACAGACTTGATTCTAAAAATAAATGGAATTCCGATACCTTAGTGGTTCCTGCTAAAATAGATACAACCCTGATGGCTTACTCACCATTTCCTATGCAGTTGGATGTATTGAGCGGTGTTAAAAAATTTGTCATCTTTTCATATCCTATTCAGGCTTACGGAGTATATTCCAACGGAAGTCTTGTGAAATGGGGACCGACAAGTATGGGGAAAAAATCTGCGCAGACAACCAGAGGCCTTACTTTTGCCAACTGGAAAAAGAAACTTTCCATTTCAACAGTCAGCAGCGAATGGAAACTTCCCTATAATTTCAACATTCATAACATAGGCGGGATCGGATGGCATCAGTATGATCTGCCGGGATATCCTGCATCACACTCATGCTTACGTCTCTTAATGAAAGATGCGCAATGGCTGTATTCTTATGCAGATACCTGGATTCTTAATCCTGGAGGAGCAACCACAAAAGCAAAAGGAACGCCGGTAATGGTCTTCGGGGATTATAAATGGGGCGGAAGAAAGCCATGGAGAAAACTTCTGGAAGATCCGAATGCCAATAATATCTCAGTAGAAGAAATGAACAAGCTTTTAGAACCGAATGTTGAAAAAATGATCAAAGAACAGGATAACAGAGAGAGAGTGGCAGATTCCATCAAAACAGCGAAAGCAATGGCGGTACCTGCTGAAAAACCGGAAGAACTTCCTGTTAACTGA
- a CDS encoding PDZ domain-containing protein, with protein MKPTLFLLAVFFSIFIGAQKNSFELINTKKAVIPFKLINNLIFIPINVNGAELTFLLDTGVAETLLFSLDNKEIKLSNVEKMKFSGLGENVSIDGFKSDRNLAKIGDQIVNTSMMLYLIMDEEFNISSHIGIPVNGVIGYHFFKNHPVSIDYVTKKITVYQDSETIQKKVRKYEEIPITIEQDKPYLTADVEMTTEKKNSKLLIDLGNSDAIWLFPALIKDFVYNRPNIDDFLGRGFNGDIYGKRSRIHTLYLGKFQFEKPLTAMPDEYSIQHVKIVENRKGSIGGEILRRFTTFFDYTGGKLYLKRNRNFNDPFHFNMSGLDFRQDGLEWQQDRVKIEPQRKAESGNEISVGNTFQYKFTLKPLFSIAGVRKDSPAYKAGLKKDDHIITINGSKTADMTMEKIMDMMKSEEGKNITMVIQRNTQQMTFSFVLEDPIPYQE; from the coding sequence ATGAAACCAACGCTTTTTTTACTGGCAGTATTTTTCAGCATTTTTATTGGTGCGCAGAAAAATTCTTTTGAACTGATCAATACAAAAAAAGCAGTTATTCCTTTCAAACTGATTAATAATCTGATCTTTATTCCTATCAATGTTAACGGGGCAGAATTAACCTTTCTGCTGGATACCGGAGTTGCTGAAACGCTGCTTTTCAGTTTAGATAATAAAGAAATTAAGCTTTCTAATGTAGAAAAGATGAAGTTTTCAGGTCTTGGAGAGAACGTAAGTATTGACGGTTTTAAGTCTGACCGTAATCTTGCCAAAATCGGAGATCAGATTGTGAATACATCTATGATGCTGTATCTTATTATGGATGAAGAATTTAACATTTCTTCCCATATTGGAATTCCGGTAAATGGCGTTATCGGCTATCATTTTTTCAAGAATCACCCTGTTTCCATAGATTATGTGACTAAAAAAATTACGGTTTACCAGGATTCTGAAACCATCCAAAAAAAAGTCAGAAAGTATGAGGAAATCCCGATTACAATAGAACAGGACAAGCCTTATTTAACGGCTGATGTGGAAATGACCACTGAAAAGAAAAATTCAAAATTGCTGATTGATCTGGGAAATAGTGATGCCATATGGCTCTTCCCTGCCCTGATCAAAGATTTTGTATACAACAGGCCTAATATTGATGATTTTCTTGGGCGTGGCTTCAACGGAGATATTTATGGTAAAAGAAGCAGAATTCATACTCTTTATCTGGGAAAATTTCAGTTTGAAAAGCCTCTTACTGCCATGCCGGATGAGTATTCTATCCAGCATGTAAAAATAGTAGAGAACAGAAAAGGCTCTATAGGCGGAGAGATTCTGCGGCGCTTTACCACTTTTTTTGATTATACCGGCGGTAAGCTGTACCTTAAAAGAAACAGAAACTTCAATGATCCTTTTCATTTTAACATGAGTGGACTGGATTTCAGACAAGACGGATTGGAATGGCAGCAGGACCGCGTAAAAATAGAACCTCAGAGAAAAGCAGAATCCGGCAACGAAATTTCTGTAGGAAATACATTTCAGTATAAATTTACTTTAAAACCCCTATTTTCGATTGCCGGTGTAAGGAAAGACTCCCCGGCTTATAAGGCAGGTTTAAAAAAAGATGATCACATTATCACCATCAACGGAAGCAAAACTGCTGATATGACCATGGAAAAAATCATGGATATGATGAAGTCTGAGGAAGGAAAGAATATTACGATGGTAATCCAGAGAAATACCCAGCAGATGACGTTCAGCTTTGTATTGGAAGATCCCATCCCTTATCAAGAATAA
- a CDS encoding alpha/beta hydrolase, with protein sequence MNLDYLVREPENITSTTPVLFMLHGYGSNEQDLFSFRETLPSDWLIVSFRAPRDTQFEGYSWFDINFNDPENFIDVVQAKESLSSVLESILKIVNHYGLTDSKVHLCGFSQGGILCYALALKHPELFNYVACLSSYPEEKILDGIVKDKKKLERLRFFVSHGTDDAVIPLDWGRKAADLLYDLSCYFTFREYMSGHGVNQKNYMDLMDFFSK encoded by the coding sequence ATGAATTTAGATTACCTTGTAAGAGAACCGGAAAATATCACCTCTACGACTCCTGTACTTTTTATGCTTCATGGTTATGGCAGCAATGAACAGGATCTTTTCAGTTTCAGGGAAACGCTTCCCTCCGACTGGCTTATTGTAAGTTTCAGAGCTCCAAGAGATACTCAATTTGAAGGATATTCCTGGTTTGATATTAATTTCAATGATCCGGAAAATTTTATAGATGTTGTACAGGCTAAAGAATCCCTGAGCAGTGTTCTGGAAAGTATTCTGAAGATTGTCAACCATTACGGACTTACGGACAGTAAAGTTCACTTATGCGGGTTCAGTCAGGGTGGTATCTTATGTTATGCTCTGGCACTGAAGCATCCGGAACTTTTCAATTATGTAGCCTGTCTGAGCAGTTATCCTGAAGAAAAAATTCTGGATGGCATTGTTAAAGATAAAAAGAAGCTGGAAAGACTCCGGTTTTTTGTATCACACGGTACAGATGATGCTGTTATTCCTCTAGATTGGGGAAGAAAAGCAGCGGATCTTCTTTATGATCTGAGCTGTTATTTTACTTTCAGAGAATATATGAGTGGCCATGGCGTCAATCAGAAAAACTATATGGATCTGATGGATTTCTTTTCAAAATAG
- a CDS encoding response regulator: MENKKINIAIVDDHPIVIEGLKIMLNSQPFFHVSESFTSGSEIVSFIRSNEVDIILLDIALPDANGTELCREIKKISPETSVIMFSNRSERSIIMQSIQNGASGYLLKNTSINELVVCIKGALSGNIVFCNETKQIISKPSSNDLPIPRLTKREKQILQMVAQGKTSAVIAEELFLSPLTVDTHRKNLLQKFQAKNSTELINLAVHMHLMEE, from the coding sequence ATGGAGAATAAAAAAATAAATATAGCTATTGTAGACGATCACCCGATTGTTATTGAAGGACTAAAAATAATGCTGAACAGCCAGCCTTTTTTTCACGTCTCCGAAAGCTTTACTTCCGGTTCGGAGATTGTCAGCTTTATCCGTTCGAATGAAGTGGATATCATTCTTCTTGATATTGCACTGCCGGACGCCAATGGAACGGAACTTTGCAGGGAAATCAAGAAAATATCTCCGGAGACCTCCGTAATCATGTTCAGTAACAGATCGGAGCGTAGTATTATTATGCAGTCTATACAAAACGGAGCCAGTGGTTATCTGCTGAAAAATACGTCTATTAATGAACTGGTTGTATGCATCAAAGGAGCGCTTTCCGGAAATATTGTTTTCTGTAATGAGACGAAACAGATCATCAGCAAGCCCTCTTCCAATGATCTTCCGATTCCGAGGCTTACCAAAAGAGAGAAACAGATCTTACAGATGGTTGCTCAAGGGAAAACCAGTGCCGTTATTGCAGAAGAGCTCTTTTTAAGCCCTCTTACCGTAGATACTCACCGAAAAAATCTGCTGCAGAAATTTCAGGCTAAAAATTCAACGGAACTGATTAACCTTGCTGTACATATGCATCTGATGGAGGAGTAA